CTACCCGTCTCAAGGTGATCCTGGACGGCGTGGCTGAAGTCGCGCGCATTTACCAGCCCGAGTGCTCGGCCATCGAGCAGGTGTTCGTCAACGTCAATCCGCAATCGACCTTGCTGCTGGGCCAGGCCCGTGGCGCGGCCATTTGCGCGCTGGTGTCGGCCAACCTGGCGGTGGCCGAATATTCGCCGACCCAGATCAAGCAGGCCGTCGTCGGCACGGGCCGCGCCGTCAAGTCGCAGGTGCAGGACATGGTGGCGCGGTTGTTGTCGCTGCCCGGCCTGCCCGGCACCGACGCAGCGGATGCGCTCGGCATTGCCATCTGCCACG
This is a stretch of genomic DNA from Duganella zoogloeoides. It encodes these proteins:
- the ruvC gene encoding crossover junction endodeoxyribonuclease RuvC — its product is MIILGIDPGLRTTGFGVIHKQGAKLRYIASGTIKSGEGNLPTRLKVILDGVAEVARIYQPECSAIEQVFVNVNPQSTLLLGQARGAAICALVSANLAVAEYSPTQIKQAVVGTGRAVKSQVQDMVARLLSLPGLPGTDAADALGIAICHAHSRDTLTLIASAGIKTTTAGATALGGPLAGMRMKRGRLVG